One Apteryx mantelli isolate bAptMan1 chromosome 2, bAptMan1.hap1, whole genome shotgun sequence genomic window, GAGCCCTCAGCCCGGGAAAGCTTCCTGAGGGATGGGGACGCTTTCCCCGGCGCCCACAGGGCTCAGGAAGTCGGAGCCGGGAGCAGACGCCGGGCGCGTGggatttcttccctttcctttcctctttgcaaGCACCCCAAAAAGACCAGGAAAACCGAAAACCTGATGCTGCTTTCCGCAGCTAAGAGCAATgcctaggggggaaaaaaataaaaaaccaaactATTTCCCCCCAAATGGAAGGGTTTAAGgttaaaagcaaggaaaagaatggagaaaaaccCACCTAAGGGATGAGGCATTTCTCCTCtaaccgaccccccccccccggtctcgCCCCCGGGGCGCAGTGAAGCGAGGAACAAATTTTTCCTTTCGGGGGGAAGCCCGTGCGGCTCCGCGATCCCCGCCGGCGCGACGCAGGAGCGACCCCGGGCGTTGAGGctcgccggcggcgcgggggggaggcGGCGAGACGCCGCGATCGCTCGAGAAGTGCTTCAAAGCCAGCGGGGCAGAGCCCTCGCGAGCCCCCGATTTGGGGCAAGGCGGGAGAGCAAACGCCTCCTCCCGCCGCAGCGGAGACCAGggctgcgagacagcgaattgggacttttttcccccccccccccctctattcctctctcctttcctcctgcttgATTTTTGCAtcgctcttctcctctctcctggaGCGCGGGGGCGTTTAACCCCTCCGTTCCCAAGCCCCCGGCCGAGCCCCGGGCTAAATTTCACACGGTTCGGGCAACGGGGACAAACACAAAACGCCATCGGGACCAGAAAGCACAAGTGCTCCGAGCTTGGTACCAAAACCACGAGAAATTTGCCTCCCTACAAGCCGTTTCCCCTAAGTGTTTCAGCTCTACGCACCGACTTAAACGACTCTCTTCCTCGGCGGTCGGACATCGCGGACACGCGCTCTTTTGCCACGGCAAGCAAAAGCGAGGGCCTGCCTGGTTTTTGCTCCGCGCTTATCCCAGtttcttggttaaaaaaaaccctcggAGCAAGCCCTGAGCCCACAGCCCGGGATCGCGTGGCATTGAACGGCATTTCGGAAACAGGTCTCCGCTCCCCGGCTCCGCCGGACTCGTTCAAGGTACCGGCGCAGGAGAAAAACGCATCTGGAAGTATGCAAAAAGCAGGCGGAAAAGCCAATTAAATTAACTAAATTAAATTAATGATGGTTTTAGTAGGGGCTTAAAAACATATAATAGAAGGGCGCATCCGTAAGAGGAGAGACTTGCCCAGCATCTCCCACGGCACGAGCGCAAACGCAAAACGTAGCTCTCGGAGCAGCGCGGGCTGCAGGATTACCGAAGCGGAGCGGAGCACGTTACGTTCCTTTGGGCTTTCCGCCTTTGCGGTTCACGTTTCTGCGCTTTTGCCTGCACCGTTTTGAACCCGTCGATGACGGCCGAGGTGTCCTGCTGCCCCGCACGATgccgggagctggggctgggagggAAGAGGGTCAAACCCCGCTGGCGGGACCCTGCGCCGTGCCCGTGCTggatatatataataaatataatcgATGCTGCCGCAATGCGAGACGGCTCAGAATCACTCGCGTGCCGATTTTAAAGAGAACGGGTGCCCCGGCTCCCCTACGGAGCCAGGATGCGGCAGTCAGGTTTGCATCCTTTTATTAtctctatatatttttaattgcataTCTTATCCCGGCTGCTTTCTGGGAGAAACAAGATGGGAAGGAGCCCGGCTGGGTGGGAGCGATGCCTTCCCCGAAGGGGCTTCCAAAGAAAATTCGCTCCGAGGGTGCCCTGAgcgacagaggaggaggaggggggatgaGGGAAGCTTTACCGCAGCCTGTATGTTCCCGTGTCAGGCCTGAAAGGGTTAAAAGCCAAAACTGCAGCCCCGAATTGAGCTTTTCAGACCAATTTTGGGTAAGAAAAGAAATCCCACACCACAAAAGCAAGATTATTTTCACGGCTCCCCAAACTGTCTGCGTTACAGGGAGTGACGGAGGAGTGACCCGGGCTCACGGCGACGAGGAGCAGAGCGCCGTTTCGCCCCGGATCGGCACGTTATCCTGGGCAGAGACGCCTCCAGCGTCGCAGATCAGCGAGGAGCCGGCGGCGAGGCCGCCCCTACCTTTCGCGGCCGGGAAACGAGGTGCGTGCGTCCGCCCGGCGGGTCGTCACCGCATAACCGAGGGCTTCGCGATCCGGCGCGGCTCTGAAACAGAgacgggggggaaaaagggggaaaagaaagaaaaaaaggaaaaaaaaaaaggaataaaaataaagcGGTTATTCGGGGGCTCCGGGCGAGCGGCGCCGCGGTGCCAGGCACCCTACGGCGGCGCCGGCGCTCAATGCTGCCATTGTGCCCCCGCcagccgccggcgcggccccggaaGGGCCGCGGGAATTGCTTCTCCGGGGATGGGACGGGTCCTGGGGGGCTTAAAACGCAGCGAGGGGGAGGTTGGGGTCGGActtgggtggggaggggggaaaaaaaggtgtcaTTCAATAAAAGAAATAGTGTAGTTAAGGCAAAATAAAGGTGAAAAAGCTGCTGTGCTGCGGCCAGAGCAGCTTGACTCCGGGATGCTTGCCGGCACGGCTGGAAAAGGCCAAAAGTGACCATGGGAAAGCtgcgctggaggaggaggaggaggaggaggaggaggaaggtgagctgAAGGTGGACGCAACCCCGGTTAACGGCACGTGCCGCCCGGGCGCTTCGCCCCGCGGCGTGTATTTGGGGAAAAACGCAAGTGCTTTGCAAACTGGCTCCCAGCATCccgtttccctcccccccccccagctccttccGCGCCTGAGAAATCGAGGGCGGAAAGGAAGCGCCAGGAGGGGACTGGGCCCCCGCTTGCACCAGCGTCCGCTCATACCAGCTGCCGCCGGGCCGAATCCGGACAGCAGACGGGTCTGTCCCGCCGCGGGGACGGAGGCGCGTGCCAGCCGAGGAGAGGCACGGCCCCCGGCGCCAGGAAAAGCCGAGCCGGTACCGAATGCCCTGTTTCTTGCCCATTTTTGGGCaagaattttaattgtttttaattcctaaatCACCGCTATGGCACAAAAATAGTCCCTTTCCGTTCCTGTAACGGCCTTAGGAGCCAAGGTCGCTATCCGGACCCATCCCAgaccaaagcccagctctgctcgGTTCCCAGCGCCGTCGGTTTTATCCAAGGGAAGACGACAACCTCCTGGGGCCGCCTGTTTTCTCCGGGCTGGGAGAGCATCGCCCGACCTTCGCGTGCAAATACACACAGGCATTTTGGGTGCCGAGACCCCCACACCTCATCCCCGCCGTTACGCAGCGCCAGGGTCCTTGGGGTGATTTCGGGACCCCTCTCTCCCAGCCGGACGCCGGGGCAGGAGACGCCGCGTCTCACccgggcttctcagggtgctttctCGAATGCCGAGAGGGGGATAAACGCACCCCCTTCCCGGATTTCTGCATCTCCCTTCCAATCCCTATTTAATCCGTATTTTATATACCACGCCGGCACGTCGCTCTGCTACGACGGCCGCTCTCGGCGGCTTTGCGTCCCCGTGCACGCGCACGACCACGCAGCTAATCCCCTCGCCTTGCTTCAGGCTCGCGGCTCCCGCCACCGTCTCCGCTCTCCCGTGCGCGGATGCGAATTAATACTGTGcatgagaaagagaggggggaaaaaaaaacccaaaaaaacccaaaattgaATCAATTCTCCCCATGCGACCCGGTTTCCATCGACAGCGCTCTCCTAAAACCCATCCCCGGAGCAACGGAGTCAGGAGTTGCAGGGAGCGCCGGGAAGGAGCACGAACGCGGCACGAGCATCCCCGGGAGCACATCTCCCGCCGGGATGAGACCGGGctcgcggctgctgccgagacGGCGCTTTCGACATAGTCTGGCGTCCCCTAAATACCGGGCCGCGGCCTGCCGAGACACCACCTTCtcctgcccggccccggcagaCGTTGGATAGAGTGGAAAATAAGCGCTTTTGCCGGAAAAACCTGTAGCCGGTGGACTCGGCCCGATCCGGTGTCCCAGCCAAGACGGActtgcaatatatatatttttccacagATTACATTTAACAGCGTGTAGGTTGCCGTAACTGGAGCCTCCGGCGAAGCTGGATAACGCCGGCGAGAAAACCAAGACTATTTCCAATTTCCCTCCGAGGACGTGGCAGGAGCCGAAAAGGCTTCGCGAGGCAAACGTGGCGGTTTtgctgcagagattttttttttaaattgtcgcTTATTTTAAACGCCAGATCTCTGCTAATGCCAAGGAGCCGGAGGTCCGGCAGAACGATTCGGTACGTGGGCGCCGGGCCGAGCTGCCGGGCCCTAATTAAGCAGCGGGATGCTGCTTGCTCAGCACGTTTCAAGGCATTTGCCGAGCGCCGGCGGGGAGAGAAGGGGCCGCGAGGCCGACGGGCCGCTGCGGAGATAAATAGAGAATAAATAGTCCCGAGTTCAGCAGAAAGCACAGGGGAAAGGAACGGAGGTGGCACCGATTGCATTTTCGTTACGGACTGTACGGTCAGCCCCATCCTGCCTGGAAAATCCTCCCGGGTACGAAACGGGAGAACCGGTCCGGGTAACGCAGCAGCACGGGGCTCAACTCCCGCACGCCTTTCCCGAGAAGGACGCGAGTTTAAGCCGCGCTTTGTGATTTTGTGCACGAGATGCTGCCTAACGTGGAAGCCTTTCGACGCCACGTCGCGCCGAGAGCATGCTACGCGGCGGCAAAGACCCGCTGAAAAGCAGCGACGCGTCCGGAGGAGACCTGCCTTCCCTCGAGAGCAGCCGATGCGCTTACGCCGTGGAAAAACGCTGTTTTgcctcataaaaaaaaatcactagccGCGGTCTGATCGAACGGCAGAGCAGCTGAAACCTGCTGCCTCCCTTCTGTCCCCCATCCCCTTCTCCAGCCCGGCATCGAGCACCTGGAGCTGCTGCTCCAATACCCTCCCTGGTGAGTTGCTTTCCCTGTCAAAATGAGCTTAGATTTGCAGCAAAGAGCCCAACCTTTCGGTTCAAACACACCCACAGTCCCACAACTTGCCGATTTGGCACTAGATGCTCAAAATCCGTATACAGATTGGGGTGGATTGATTATTTACCCCCATTtcagagcgagaggagcagccagCACCTGGCAGAGCAACATCCGAGGACCTGGGAGCTGGCCAAGCCCCTGCCGCTGTGGTCGTGGTGCCAGGGGGTCTCCTCGAGCCTGCAGTCACTCGGGACAGGAGGAAAAGAGGCAGCTGGGCAGGAAAGGCTCCACGATGTCCTCGGTATCATCGGCTCCTGGTTAATAAACCTCAGCATCGCCTGCCCTGGAGCCGTTCTTGCAGGACTGGTTTGGAAAAAGGCTTAGGTGTCTCCAGGGCAAAACTGGAGAGACGTCGAGGAGAGGCGGGACACGCAGCCGTGGGGGAAGTGATCGCTTCCAGCCTTCCGCCGCAGGGCTTCGCGTCCTGGGAGCCACCGTCCCCGGAGGCGTCCCTGCCTTCCTAATCCCTACGGCCGAAAACTCACCGCCTCCGCCACCCCTCTTTGACACTTCCTTCTCAGATCCTCTCTCCGTGGATGCTCCCCCAAACAGTCGTCCAAGCACCCAAACCCTCCGACCCCTCTTCCTGCTGCTCACTTGTCCCCCCACATCTCTTGGCAGCGGGTGATGAGGACAAGGAGAAAACAGCGCAAGCGTCGCTTTGCTCCTGGAGAGGACGCCCCGTGTCGTCCGCCTGCCCGAACGGGAGCTTAGAGCCTGCAAAGAGCGCGCTCAAAAATCCTGCGGTGCTGAACGCATCGCCCAGGCTCCGGCAGCTGGGGCTGCTTCGCTCGAGCGAGCAAAGCTGCGTCACCGGCCCGGCGATCCGCGCGGATCAAGCGAGCCGCTCCCGGTGCTTCCTTCACGCATCGCCGTCCTGACACCTTGCGTTAGCATGAGGCAGGGAGGCGTTCGCTGCCGCGCTCCGTCAGGCACAGGAGCAGCCCCTAAAAGCAGGTCACCCGATACAGGCCGGGTTATTTTGGATTTCCATATCCATGATCAACAGGGTAGCGGGGAGCAGGGGTTAAGACCTGAACGCGGTGTTCGTGGTGATCTAAATGACCTTTTTTCCAGCGTTGGCAGCGCTCTCTTCCGGAGCTGCTGCACCGTGTTGCTATAACGCTACAGAGTTGTCCCTGCCTGTTCTCGGGTAGCACTTACCAGTCCTGGAGGGACACCAGAGGGCTCGATCCAGGGCCGGGAGTCGCGCCGTTCTGGGAGCCCAGGGGAAGCGTGCAAGCACAGTGTTTGCAGGACAGCTGAGCACGTAGCTTCTGCGCATTTCCATCTGGCAACAGCTCAGCAAGTCCCGCTCGCTCGCTGCCCGGAGACCACTGGACTGAGGCGAGCGCCGTGACGGGCACCTCCGCGTTTTTCTGTTTCGTAGCTCAGTCCCCGCGCGTTTTCCTGCTGCCGTTTCCGCCATCTAGAGGGGAAGTTTCTACATTGCAGACGTGTCCCTCAAAAGCCAGCTGAAACGCCCGGTTCGGAAAACCGCGGTCCATCACTTGACCAAGGTCTGGTTCTCCTCTGCTGTTGTCCATAGCTGTGTGGAGGATGGAGTTTAGTAAACTGGGAGGTGATCTGAACCGAGATCTGCAGCTGGGTAAACTGGAGAGAGGGATTATGAAGTGAATAAAACCCAAGAGAAATGAGTATAAGGTACTACGCTGTCCTGGTAAGACGTGCTTTCAGTGGGAAAAGGGGCACTGTTGGGCACTACATGGGGTCTGCATGATGCAAGCTCCACTTGAGTTCAGTTTGGAGGGGGACAGGTGGAAGCGACCGCCTGTGGGATCCAGCTCGGCAGGATTCGCCGTTTCTAGAGGATCACGCAAACCCAAACCACCTCCACCCTCCAGAGCAACATGCTCTGGGACAACTGAGCCTGTGAACTTCTCAAGGACACAGCAGCTACACAGCACGCACATTGGCAGCAACTGTTGCTTCCCTACAGCTCAGAAACAGGTTAATCCACCTGCGAGCGCAGAAGATACCAGATGAGACATTGCTCGTCTCTCTCCCACGCTTGGGACTGACGGATGTTTTAAGCATCCTAGGTCAGTGAGTGACCAAGGCTCAGGATACAACCCGCTGGAGGGACTGAAGGGCTCAGGATATGAAGGCATCGGGGTTAAGGCTGAAGAAAGCCAGGGAAGCTAAGTGCAAGTCATCCTCCAAACACCAGTCAGGCAAAATGCTCCCACATCTCAGCCAGAGACCAGTGCGAGGGACAGCAGCTAAATCAAACAGATCCCTCTTAGGATCCCTGCAAAAAGCTGCACCGCTTGGAAAGGAAATACTCTCTCCTCCAAATTGTAGGTATAGgagtatccaaaaaaaaaaaatctacctgcaTCTGAAATCTCAGCATTTTAAGCAAACCCCCCTGTTCACCAGGACTGCAGTTAGAGCGGCCGAGCTGTGCTGACGTACCGCCATGCAACAGCGACACAGAAAATAACCACAGAGCCCGAGGATGGGAGACGATCAAAAATGCCTGGAGAAGCTGTAGCCAAACCCGCAAAAGGAAGCGAGAACCGGAGGGAGAACGAAGACGCAGCAGAGGCAGCGCAGTTGCTTCCAAACCATCCACCTGAGATACAAACCCGGGAAAGCACACGCCGAGCGCTTGGTCAACACAAACACAAGCGTGACCGGGTTTCGTTTTCTTTCGTTTTAATAGAAACGTTCTAGAATAACTTCGAAAGGGGATCAGGCTAGAGAGAATGTCTCTTGGAATAAAATACTGTGACGCGCTTCAGGAATGATGTGCAAAGTTAAAACGTCCAAGCAGGTTCAGCTCAGGACTTCTTGGATTCTTGGGCCTTCTTGATTTCCTGCAAGGAGATCAGGGAAATAAGTGAGCGCCAATCACTCTCAGGGAGCAATGCCTAGTTTCACAGGTCTGAAGACCACGAATGATTACCACAGCACAAACCAGAGTACCACCGCACCAAGCCCAGTCTGTGCACGAGCCTTTAGGGACACAGCTAGGTTTGCCTTAGAGACACTTCAAAAATTGCACAATCCTCCAGCACTGTCCAGTGGCACGTGCTTATACTGCCCCTAATCCAGTATCGTACTGGATCCGTTCCCCACTCTTAGGCCTCTGATCCATGATCACTCATACGAGGTCACAACTGGATCACCTGCCAATTCAAACTGGATCTGGATCAAGTGCGGGCACGTGGTTGCACTTCTGCGGCCGTTTACAAATAGACCCTGCCCTGCTCAGCCTAGCGGTCGGGCTTACGCAGGGAGCAAGGTAGGCAGAAAAGTCCTGAAGGACTTACCTCCCGGAGCACTTCCTTCAATTCGGAATAGGCTTTTTCTAGATCATCATTAATAATGACCAAGTCAAACAGGCCAGGCTCTTTACCTAGGGAAggaaaagaggacagaggagTTAGAGGGGAACACGTTTCTTCCCTGCGCTCTCTCTCACGCAAGACTTGAGTTCCTGTGGCATTTTAGTACTGTTATTTCAACTATTGCTAATGTGCTGCTCTGCCAAGCGTCCGCTGGGAATTGCAATGGGAAACGATGCAGTATCACGCTTAGATCAAGCCTAGCCAACGCGCAATCCCTGCCAGCGCTCCTCAGAGAGGAGAGCTCAGACCTTCATGTAGAAAACGACACCTAAACCACCAGCGTCCCCCCTCTCCCTAGCCGCATCTCTCCAAGGCCGCTGGACTTACTAAGTTCTAAATCTACGCAGGCTGCAGTCAAACGCTTCCGTAAGCCTTCTTCCGTCTCAGTCCGTCGGTCACGTAGTCTTTTTTCCTAAACCCAATGacaaatatattaaagaaatgtgCGTTCCAAATTCCGAGTGCAGAAAACACCAGCCACCCCATCAGCTTAAaagccacagccctctgccccccgcaCAGGAGCCGTTGGCCAACATCAGCCACCACGGCATGCGAAATGACATCCTGCAAAGGGCAAGGGGACACGTTCACGGTCACAGAGCGAATCAGCGTTCAAGCTGGGTTTGGGCTCAGGACATCGGGTTTTCAGTATCTCTTTCCACTCTAGCATCCTCCCGCACAAACTCAGTAAGAAACGCAGATTGCCTGATCTGCTGAGAGTAACAGGGCAAAGCCAGGCCCCCGGCTGGGatccgggagccgcggggctcaGTCTCTGCCATGTACTTCCTGCATGGCTTCAGCAAGTCACATCTCCAGGACCACGTCCCCCTCCGAAGCCGGACAGAGATTTCACTTCTCCCAAAGGCGCTGTGTACACGTGATCATTATAAATAAGGGACCACGTAATCGCCTTATCTTTACAAAGGACAACTAATGTTTTTGTAAAGCACTTTAAAGGCCGGCCGTGCTCTAACGGAGCTGCCACCCGGACAGAGGCGATTGCACTCCAAGGTGTGGAAAGAGACTGTACGGGGAAGATCCAAGAAGCACGGCACTGAAAGGTGCTTTACTGGGAGCCAAGGGCTGCAGTTGTAGATGGGGCAGACACCGAGCAGAGGTAACAAGTGTGCTCAGAACTGAGCCCCCACCTGTTCTGCAgcccttaaaaatatatacattaaacAACGAGGGGGGAACCCTCATCGCTTCAGACCAAAACGCCGATTACCTCTAACTGCCTAACAGCAAAGGGAGGCAGCCGCTCACCAAGACATCTATGGACGGAGGCTGCACGGAGATGTAGATGGGGTTCAGGTCTGTCCTCTTGATGTTCTTCACGCCTTGGATGTCGATGTCAAGGACGCAGATCTGGTTCTGGGCCTGAATGGCCTGCACCGCACCTTTACTGGGGACAGGCAGAGAGGGAGCCGGTTATTCCCCAGACCAAGCAGGAGAAGGGACAGAGCATCCAGCCACAGCAGAGCGAGTTTGATGTCCCCCAGCAGTGGGCCTTTTGCCTCATGGGGCTTCCAAGCGCCTTCattgctgcaggagggaagaggaaatttGCTCCACTCAGGCTAACGGTGGTTTCTCTCTCCTTGAGGGTCCTCTGGGTCCCTGGGAAAGAACAGAGGGGCTGGCAGAAGGGCTGCCTGCTGCTAGAAAGAGTGGCAAAACCTTAAGGAAGGAAGGTTGTGGAAACAGATAACACGCAACTATCCCATGTGCAGCGTGGCTCGGACGCGGTCCACAGAGATCCTGCCTTCACCAACTACAGCAGCAACCTCAAAGAGCAAAAACACTCAAACCCTTCCTTAGAGGTCCACCAATTTCCATACTCATACGCTCTCCTGAAGGATGCTTCAATGCTCCTGCCACTTTTGCAGGATGCAcgattaagaaaacattttttaagtgaTGGCTCTCGTACATCTGTAAAGACggttgtttctcttccccagcaCGGGCTGTATATAACACGCGTTGCGCTTTTCCCCAAATACCTACAACGCTCCCTTGAAAAGCAGCAACTCCAACCCTCTTCCGGTGCACCAAGAGAAGGTACCCGGCACGGCCAGTGGGTATCAGCCCTGCTAGGGGACTCTCCAGTCTGCCTTTGTACCGTGCTGGGCCAAAGTCCTCCTTCACGACAGGCCCTGCAGCACAACGGACGGTGAGGAGAGAAGGCCTGCGAGGAGCTTGGAGATCCGCTGCAGGTTCTGAGTGACCTAAATCAGGAGGCCACGCAGTGGCAGCAGAGTTTAAGAGAAAATGCTGCTCTAGAGCTAGCCTTGAACTATCTGGATTCTCTGCCTTTACCCAGGGCACCTCTTTGGACCTTTCGCAGCATCTCTGCGCCCAAC contains:
- the GUK1 gene encoding guanylate kinase isoform X1 gives rise to the protein MSWRRLSGAIARAAAMQGPRPVVLSGPSGAGKSTLLKKLFKDYENVFGFSVSHTTRKPRPGEVNGKDYHFVTREEMQKEIDAGEFIEHAEFSGNMYGTSKGAVQAIQAQNQICVLDIDIQGVKNIKRTDLNPIYISVQPPSIDVLEKRLRDRRTETEEGLRKRLTAACVDLELSKEPGLFDLVIINDDLEKAYSELKEVLREEIKKAQESKKS
- the GUK1 gene encoding guanylate kinase isoform X2; translation: MQNLPFPRMGPSAMQGPRPVVLSGPSGAGKSTLLKKLFKDYENVFGFSVSHTTRKPRPGEVNGKDYHFVTREEMQKEIDAGEFIEHAEFSGNMYGTSKGAVQAIQAQNQICVLDIDIQGVKNIKRTDLNPIYISVQPPSIDVLEKRLRDRRTETEEGLRKRLTAACVDLELSKEPGLFDLVIINDDLEKAYSELKEVLREEIKKAQESKKS